From Musa acuminata AAA Group cultivar baxijiao chromosome BXJ3-8, Cavendish_Baxijiao_AAA, whole genome shotgun sequence, one genomic window encodes:
- the LOC103994725 gene encoding ethylene-responsive transcription factor ERF038-like, whose protein sequence is MEHAEEMRADAAVHYRGVRKRKWGKWVSEIREPGKKSRIWLGSFESAEMAAVAHDVAALRLKGHDAQLNFPESAEQLPRPRSSDPKDIRSAALEAAARLRCKTTTARAGMSSALERLGNDELGLDSPKMWLDLAEALLITPPAWNSEVSELEDWEHHGSLWDPFP, encoded by the coding sequence ATGGAGCATGCGGAGGAGATGAGAGCAGATGCGGCGGTGCATTATCGAGGGGTGAGGAAGAGGAAATGGGGCAAATGGGTGTCGGAGATCCGGGAGCCGGGGAAGAAGAGCAGGATATGGCTGGGGAGCTTCGAGTCGGCGGAGATGGCGGCGGTGGCGCACGACGTGGCGGCGCTGCGGCTCAAGGGCCACGACGCGCAGCTCAACTTCCCGGAGTCGGCGGAGCAGCTGCCGCGGCCCAGGAGCTCGGACCCCAAGGACATCCGCTCCGCGGCGCTGGAGGCGGCCGCGAGGCTCCGGTGCAAGACCACCACCGCTCGGGCCGGGATGTCGTCGGCGCTGGAGCGGCTCGGGAACGACGAGCTCGGCCTCGACTCCCCCAAGATGTGGCTGGACCTGGCCGAAGCGCTGCTGATAACCCCACCGGCTTGGAACAGCGAGGTGAGCGAGCTCGAGGACTGGGAACACCATGGATCCTTATGGGATCCCTTCCCGTAA
- the LOC135645498 gene encoding protein TIC 40, chloroplastic-like, with the protein MDNLVLLSKFSVPVAAPNLCEIPNRRRAAGSSLSPLRAGRGRRAGNGGRRPGFVFLALKNGSSDRALSDAGHQKLKTHVFGSVSSSSNKELTTNSGVAPPLVPSSPSSIGSPLFWVGVGVGLSVIFQVVAEKLKRHALQQAFKTMMDQAAPQGGQFNNPSFGPGLPFPFPSTVSSPPTASTLSTAHVSSQQPVTVDVPATKVESTSTSEIGDETQLEEAKPKKAAFVDVSPEELLQSDPSYLKESIKASPVETQSVKEVPSNGPVKQDGSSPNGQSQSRKSPSPLSVEALEKMMEDPTVQKMVYPYLPEEMRNPETFKWMMQNPQFRQQMQDMLGNMGGNNEWDNRLTESLKNFNLSSPEIKQQFEQVGLTPEEVISKIMENPDVAMAFQNPKVQAAILDCSQNPLSIAKYQNDKEVMDVFTKISELFPGVSGYP; encoded by the exons ATGGATAATCTCGTCCTCCTCTCCAAATTCTCCGTCCCCGTAGCGGCTCCAAATCTTTGCGAGATCCCAAACAGGCGGCGAGCGGCTGGTTCTTCTCTTTCCCCGCTCCGTGCGGGACGCGGAAGACGAGCCGGAAACGGTGGGAGACGTCCCGGGTTCGTTTTCTTAGCCCTGAAGAATGGAAGCAGCGATCGAGCCCTATCTGATGCTG GCCATCAAAAACTCAAGACACATGTTTTTGGAAGTGTCTCATCTTCAAGCAACAAAGAGCTGACAACTAATAGTGGAGTAGCACCACCTCTGGTCCCTTCATCACCGTCATCCAT AGGTTCACCCCTGTTTTGGGTTGGAGTTGGAGTTGGTCTATCAGTAATATTCCAAGTG GTGGCGGAAAAATTAAAG AGACATGCACTTCAACAAGCTTTCAAGACAATGATGGATCAAGCAGCACCTCAAGGTGGACAATTCAATAATCCTTCCTTTGGACCAGGCTTGCCTTTCCCGTTTCCTTCTACAGTATCATCACCTCCTACTGCATCAACTCTGTCAACGGCACATGTTTCTTCCCAGCAGCCTGTTACAGTAGACGTTCCAGCCACAAAAGTGGAATCAACTTCAACGTCTGAAATTGGAGATGAAACTCAATTAGAAGAGGCAAAACCAAAAAAAGCTG cttttgtgGATGTTTCTCCAGAAGAACTATTGCAAAGTGATCCTTCTTATCTAAAAGAGTCCATAAAGGCAAGTCCAGTGGAGACTCAGTCCGTGAAGGAA GTTCCATCAAATGGACCTGTTAAGCAGGACGGAAGTTCTCCAAATGGACAATCCCAATCTC GCAAGTCACCATCTCCCTTGTCAGTTGAAGCATTAGAGAAAATGATGGAAGATCCAACTGTGCAGAAAATGGTTTACCC CTATTTACCTGAAGAAATGAGGAACCCAGAGACTTTCAAGT GGATGATGCAAAATCCACAATTTCGCCAGCAAATGCAAGATATGCT AGGCAACATGGGTGGCAATAATGAATGGGACAACCGACTGACTGAGTCCTTGAAAAATTTTAATCTTAGCAGTCCTGAGATCAAACAGCAATTTG AACAGGTAGGCCTCACTCCAGAAGAAGTTATATCTAAAATAATGGAAAATCCTGATGTTGCTATGGCATTTCAAAATCCTAAAGTGCAAGCTGCCATCTTAGAT TGCTCACAAAATCCACTTAGCATTGCAAAATATCAGAATGACAAGGAG